CGCGCTCTGCGCATCGATCAGGTATGCCAGCGGCTCGATCCCGCGCTCGGCCGCCCACGCGTCGGTGGCCAGCAACACGGTCGACGCACCGTCGGTGAGCGTGGTCGAGTTGGCCGCGGTCATCGTGCCGTCCGGGCCGCCGAAACACGGCCGCAGCCGGGCCAGCTTCGCCTCGTCGACGTCGCGGCGCAGGTTGCCGTCGTGGTCCAGGCCACGGAACGGCGTCATCAGGTCGGCGAAGAAGCCGCGGTCGTAGGCGGCGGCCAGATTGCGGTGGCTGGCCAGCGCGAGCTCGTCCTGCGCAGCCCGGGTCACGCCCCAGGCAGCGCCGGTCAGCGCCTGACCTTCGCCGGGCGGCAGACCGGTGCGCCGCTCGGCCGGACCCGGGATGTCGAGGTCGAAGTCGGTCGGGCGGAGCCGGGCGATCTCGCGGGCCCGCGCGGCGTTCGAGCGGGCGGCGTTGATCCGGACCAGCCGGTTGCGCAGCTTCGGACCGAAACCGATCGGCGGATCGGACGTGGTGTCGGCGCCACACGCGATGCCGGAGTCGATCTGACCGAGGGCAATCTTGTTCGCAATATGCACGACCGTCTGCCCGCCGGTACTGCACTGCTGCTGGATGTCCAGCGCCGGGGTGCGCCGCGCCAGTTTCGAGCCGACCACCGCCTCCCGGGTCAGGCTGTGGTCGCGGGCCAGCTTGACCACCGCACCACCGGCCACCTCGCCGATCGGCTCGTCGGCGAGACCGAACCGGTCGATCAAACCGGCGAGCGCCGCGCCGAGCATCTGCTCGTTGGTCGCGTCGAGGTACTGGGCATTCGAGCGCGCGAACGGAATCCGGTTACCGCCCAGCACGGCCACCGGACGAATGCTGCGGACAGGTGTCGTCATACGCGCAAGGGTACGTCAGCCGCGCGCCATGTCCGCGACCTGGGCTCGGACGTAGGCTCGTCGGATGAGCGACTTCAACTCCGCCATCATCGACGAATTCCGCGCCAACGCCGGCCAGGTCGGCGGGCCGTTCGCCGGGGGTGACCTGCTGTTGCTGCACACGATCGGGGCGCGCAGCGGCGCCGAGCGGATCAACCCGCTCGCCTACGCGACCGACGACGGTGACCTGATCATCGCCGCGTCCCGGGCCGGCAGCGACCAGAATCCGGACTGGTACCACAATCTGGCGGCGCACCCGGACATCACCGTCGAGGTCGGCAATGACACCTACCCGGTGACGGCGACCGCGATCACCGGCGGCCCCGAACGCGACCGGCTGTACGGCCTGCTGGTGGCCAAGATGCCTGGCTTCGCCGAGTACGAGACGAAGACCAGCCGGGTCATTCCGGTGATCCGGCTGCGTCGCACGGCCGCCTGAGCCGCGACGAACAAGCTGCCGCACGCGTTCTGACGCCCCGCGCGCGGATATCCGCGCGCATCGCGCGAGAACCCGCGCGGCGGATACCACCTCTCGCGCACACTCGCGCCCGCCGCATCCCGGGTCCGTCCGGGTTACGCCCGCGACGCCGGCACGACTAGCGTAAATGCACCGTTCACCCAGCACCGGCACGCAGAGAGGCGAGTACGTGAAACGATCAACCAGAGGACTGCCGCTCGGCGGGATGAAACTCGTTGCCGCCGCGACCGGCCTGGCCCTGGCGCTGTCCGCGTGCGGATTCGGCGGGGACGACAGCAAGCAGGCCGACGACGCCACCACCCTCGACTTCCTGGCACCGAGCTACCGGGACGGCGACACCGGCACCAAGGCCCTCTGGGACACGATCATCGCCGACTTCGAAAAGCAGCACCCGAACATCGACGTCAAGCTCGAGATGCAGTCCTGGGACAACATCAACGATGTGGTGCGGACCAAACTGCAGTCCGAGGGCACCACGCCGGACATCCTCAACATCGACGCCTACGCCAACTTCGC
Above is a genomic segment from Skermania piniformis containing:
- a CDS encoding acetyl-CoA C-acetyltransferase gives rise to the protein MTTPVRSIRPVAVLGGNRIPFARSNAQYLDATNEQMLGAALAGLIDRFGLADEPIGEVAGGAVVKLARDHSLTREAVVGSKLARRTPALDIQQQCSTGGQTVVHIANKIALGQIDSGIACGADTTSDPPIGFGPKLRNRLVRINAARSNAARAREIARLRPTDFDLDIPGPAERRTGLPPGEGQALTGAAWGVTRAAQDELALASHRNLAAAYDRGFFADLMTPFRGLDHDGNLRRDVDEAKLARLRPCFGGPDGTMTAANSTTLTDGASTVLLATDAWAAERGIEPLAYLIDAQSAAVDYVDGDPRDEGVLMAPAYAVATLLDRNGLTLADFDLYEIHEAFASQVLSTLAAWGDPRFGRERLGRAEPLGTVDRSKLNVNGGSLATGHPFGATGGRIFAGTAKALAERGGGRALISICAGSGMGVVAILQR
- a CDS encoding nitroreductase family deazaflavin-dependent oxidoreductase gives rise to the protein MSDFNSAIIDEFRANAGQVGGPFAGGDLLLLHTIGARSGAERINPLAYATDDGDLIIAASRAGSDQNPDWYHNLAAHPDITVEVGNDTYPVTATAITGGPERDRLYGLLVAKMPGFAEYETKTSRVIPVIRLRRTAA